In Paramormyrops kingsleyae isolate MSU_618 chromosome 18, PKINGS_0.4, whole genome shotgun sequence, the DNA window GTGTTTGAGCTATTTTTCTGGGACCAACTTTTGGATAAGACCAAATAGTCTGCGGAGGTGGTTGGTGGTTAGAGTTGGCATTCCTGGGCAAGGGTGAGGTGGTGTGATGACTTGCCCTAAAATCAAAGAGACACCTTGTCCCAACTGCCATCTCCGCTAAGGCTCGCTAAATCTTAGATTAACTTCGTGCGTCAAATTAGTAAAAAGTCTTCTATAAAGTACAAATACATAATTGTGAATATTCGTTACTACAAAAAAACTACATACAATGtagttttttttactttagatcAGTGGTAGGCAAGGGTAGGTAGGAAGGATAGAAAACATACTCCATACCAGCACTCCAGGGTCAGGGTCACCTACTCCTGCTGTTGAGTATGAAAAAAAGTAAATCTGTGCTCGCCTCAGCTCACAGCACTGCTGGCATCTCCCATACTCAACATCACATCAGATTAATTAGATGCACTAGCCCTGCTAGTGCATCTAATGCACCAGAATCCTGGCAGTGCAAGACCATAGGCAGGATTTTCCACCTCTCTGTAAATCACTATCAGCCTTAGGGTCGAAAGCAAAATCTGAACTGGTTCATTTGACTAGTGATAGATTAAGTCAATGTCAATGACTGAGTGTTAATGTAGACTACAAAACTGCATTCACTACAAAACACTTGAGCTGAAAAGATACTGTATTCCATGCTGTCAGACTGAGCCAAATGTTTCAATTACTACAGCATATTTTTCCCTCCGACAGCATCTTGCGCAAGTTCCCGTAAGTATGGCCTAATTATCTGTAGGCAACTCTACATTGAAGGAGTGTCAGGATTAGAAACAGATGGTTATATTGGAAGGACCTTAAATGGGAAACCTCAGAGGAAAAAAGTTATAGTCgtatattattttaaatcactttttgATGTCAAGCTACAAGAGAAGAAGAAAGTAGCAGTGAGAACTTGAGACCCAtcgaggcatggactccacaagacctctgaaggtatCCTGTGCTATTTGGCACCAAGACGTTatcagcagatcctttaagtcctgacAGTTACAAGGTGGGGCCTCTATGGattggacttgtttgtccaACACATCTCACAGATGCTCGATCAGATtaagatctggggaatttggaggcaaAGTCAACACCATGAACACTTTCTCCTGTCCTCAAACCAATTTTTGCATTGTGGCAGAGCGCGCTGTCcagctgaaagaggccactacCTTTGAGGAATACCATTGCCATGAAGAGGTGTTAGCTGGTATGTGTCAAtctaacatccacatgaatgccaggacccaaggctTCCCAGCAGAACACTGGCTAGTATGTCTCCTCCaacttgccttcttcccatagtgcacctggccgtccacatgatgtaacacaTAATGCGACTCATCaaaccaggccaccttcttccattgctccatggacCAGCTCTGATGCTCATGTGCCCCTTGTAGGCACTTTCTGCACTGGACATGGGTCAGCATGAAAACTCTGAGAGGTCTATGGCAACGCTGCCGCATACACAGCAAGCTGCATTGCACTGTGTGTCAAGACACTTTTCTATCATAGCCAGTATTCATTTTTTCAGCAATTtatgctacagtagctctcctttGAGGTCAGACCAGACAGACTGGCCTTCACAAATGCACATGCATCAATGAGCCTTCGGTGCCCGTGACCACattggccttccttggaccactatTGGTAGATACTGATCACCGCATACCAGAAACACCCAAGAAGACAAACTGTTTTGGAGATGTGctgtctagccatcacaatttggccctcGTGAAAGATTCTTATATTAGCCCATTTTCCTGCTTcgagaactgactgttcacctGCCTAATATTTAATGGGATCGTTGACCAATGTAATGAGATGaaataatcaatgttattctcTTCACCCATCAGTGATTTTAATGTTGTGGCTAATCGGTGTATATAGTGTTTGGCAGTTTGCAGCATCGATGCTGTACTTCCGCAACATTCTACAGATAAATGATATTGTCTAATGACGGGAATTGTTCCATTTGGTCATAAGCCAGTCTTGATAATGATCAGTTTCCTTTTTCCATAGCAATTTATTCAGTGTGTGGTCACAGTGAGCTTATGGCAGGATGTATGAAGCATTAGGCACGGAGCGGCACCGGCAGGATGCGGGTCCATCCTAACGCACAACACATCAGGCAACAAAGGCCGCTTAGAAGCAGACGTCAAGCTCAGCTTAACACAAGAAACCTACGAGTCGGGGGAAGGGTGACAGACATATTGTATTTTTCACGGAAATATCACTGAAGGTGCTGGCAGTTACATTTCCGGAAAAAGGACCTTATTTCCCAGATATAACATCTTACAGGTAAAATAAAAGCGATGACTTAAGAACTTTAAAAAGAAATGAATTTGTCAAACGGAGATTTAAATATAACTCATGAATGTAGCTTTTGAATATGGCATAGAGTTTCGGTTCTCGTTGTGACGTCAAACGTGAACTTTATTTCATAAGCTGTCACTGATACAATCTCCCATAAGCTTAGACACTGATACTCATCTTCCAAACACAGGACCCTACAGAGGCTGGTACAGAACTCGAACCTGAAACCCTGATCAGCGAGACTACACCTACTGAAGAACCTACACTGCTGGAATTCCTTAAAGGTAATGATGTTTGAAAGTAAACTGCCCACATCTCCATAAAAAAGCCTGAATACATGCCTAGACAGTGTAATGAGCAATAAGACAAAACCAATGAAtcagcagtgtgtggctcagtaggctaagcctgtgtgcttgtaatcacacggtcgccggttcaaacccagcctcagcacgtctgtgggtcattgagcaaggtccttaacccccagctccctgggcgctgctacaggtggctacccttcacagacagcttgttctacaaagagcaagttgatggaggcgtaaaaagaatttccccatgagggacaataaaggttaaattattattatatgaccTCAAATGGTGAGTGCATTCTCAGTTATTTAACTCTCCCTGGTCATAAACTAGTAAGTTTTAGAAGATTAAATAGTTGAACAGTTCATGCACCCAGCAAAGAGCCGCTGTTGTCTACCTGAGGAAAATATATATTCCAAATTTCTCCATTGAATATCCAGTGTTGAAACTGGCAGAATATGAATGAAATGCAAAATTTTAAATAGCTATCTTCCTGCAATATGATCCTATTCTGGATAAATGGTGTGGGcaattaatggatggatggaatattccTTCTTTGCAGCTTTTCCAAGGATTGTAGTGAGAACTCTGAAAAATCCCATCTTCCTGCTGGTGGTGTTGGCCCAGGTCAATCTGGCTGCCATGGTAGCTGGACTCGCCACCTTCATGAACAAGTTCATCGAGCAGCAGTTCTCGAAGGCGCCCTGGCTGTCAAACATGATTATCGGTGAGTCAGTGGTGCTTAACTCCTCTGCAACCTACCCCAGCTCCACATGCCTGTGCCTTGCAAAAGAGAAGAGAATCTTAGATGGAGTAGAAGAGACTGGTTGGACAATTACGGACCACTAAGAAATTGATTAATCACTCACaattttgtatttacattacaATTATTTACCAAATGTTTtaatccaaagtgacgtacaattCAGAAAGCAGGGTTAGAAAATCCCTGGATCAACTGGGCTTAAGGAGTTTCACTCAAGGGCCtgaatgggatttgaaccagtgaccacCTGATCAGGGGTATGAGTTTTAACCTGGAGGGTCATATACCCTTTATATTGCGGCACCCTGCAGACACCGCAGCAAAAACAACCAAGAGGCAGTTTTAGCAGCACAACATTGTTCTTTTATTATAGCCCTTAAAAGGACTCTTTATTGCCCACAATTGAGCAAGAGCAATTCTCAGTATACCAGCACAGCCAAGAAGTAAGATTAGATCACACCACTCAGATCTTCTCCAGTGGGGAAATGGAGGGGCAATCATGTTGCACATAATACTTCGCACATGTAGTAAGCAGCATTTACAAAACACAACACGGGTAAGATACAGGGGCTATTTAAACATCGTGCAGAGCCCGCTGGGAGTATGCGACTGAGATCCGCTACACAGAACACAGTCCACCAACATTACAATATTATATTAACACAAATATGCCCTGCTTGCTTTCTGCGCcatccccgccccccctcctcccccaaccCCGTCCTAGGTGGTATCAACATCCCTATGGCTATGGTGGGAATCATGGCTGGTGGGGCAATCATGAGAAAACTGCACATGTCGGTGAGGAGCTCCGCCCTGCTCTGCACTGTCGtggtcttcgcctctgtcctcaTCGCCATGCCACTCCTTTTACTTGGGTGCCCCACCCAAGAGGTTGCAGGCATCTTCTCCTCCAGGTGCGTGTCATTCTCATGGACGACCCCCTCAGCATGTGCAGCGGTCCGCCGCGCGCTTTAATCGCAGCCCCTCCTGCTGTGTCTGTAGGAGGGTTTCCAGTTATTATTTATCTGTTGAGACTCATCTGTTTTGTCTGTGAAATCACATTCAACCCACACTCTGCCGTTTGCCGACGATGTTGGGCTGCATATTGCCACAATTTCAACTAATTGTTTGCAGATGTTCAAATCATATCGAAAGCAAGGCGTTTGGCCTTTGGGAGTCTCTGCCACATTCCCACCCACCCAGGGCATGCAGCTGGACATTCCCTTAACAATCGTCAAAGCAAAACCAAGTTCCTAGAATTCTAGCCGCCTATGATGGGACTCAAAAgagatagggggggggggggtggcttctCTCCTGTTGTCTCTCAGCTCCATCAATAACATTCAACAAGCTGCAGCTGGTTTAGAGCTGCGTTGGACATCTCATTTAATGTCAGCTGCTCATAAAAAGTCAAAGCATGTGTAACATATATCTGTGATATCATCCTCAGAGTAGGGCATCCAGAACACCCTACTGAGGATTGTGTGACTTTCTGGAATCTTCTCTTTAAagctttttttccctctaagATAATTACCATTCTTGTCATCCGTCTTTCCTCTGTCATGCTTTTGTAAGCTTACTCTTGCGGCCTTTTTTGTGGCTTAGTCGAATGTGTTGTTCTTTCGAAGCCCTCAGAGGCAGGTCACGTCGACTGCATGCAGCCTGGAGTGTTCCTGCGACCCGCAGGCCTACAATCCTGTATGCGGCTCCAACGGCGTGGAGTTCCAGTCGCCTTGCCACGCTGGCTGCAAGGATTGGGACTTTGACAAGAAGGTTCGGATAAGTTCACCACCATTTACCCACAGGAAGAAcaaccccccccaacacccagTCACACTTCCCCATCACAAAAGCTGACCTTGAAATCATAATAACAACCAGAACTGCAGTTACTCTGAGGCTAAGAAGCCAGTTCTGTGTGCTCATCTGTACATCACACAGTGTATTTGCACAGGATCAGGAGAATACATCAATTTTGTTGGCctttaatgtaataatatattgGCAGTAAGTACCATGAATGACAATATGCTGTTCTAATGGTTTGGTACAATTAACCATACAGTCAACATGGAATAAAGTCATATAAGCTGATGTCTTCCTGATGATCCTTCAGGAATCACTTCAGTCCATAAATATTGCTTTTTTGCAGACTTCCAGCTACATGTTCTCCCCTGAAGCAACCAGGCCTATTAAGCAATGTTCTTCAGATCATCAGCCAAGTTGGAAAGAAGGGCTTCTGCTTTTGACTAAGTGCTAACCTGCCTCATTTCACTGCCTCTATCCCCACAGAACTATACGGCTTGCAGATGCATTGGGGAGGATGGTGCCGGATCTGCCCGAGGCGGTTCCTGCGGCACGCGCTGCACCCACCTTTTCTTCCCCTTCTTGATCCTCTGTGCCCTGGCAGGTCTTATGGCATCCCTCTCCCAGACACCTTCCTTCATGATGATCCTCAGgtaggtggagggggggggggaagggggggcgtaACCCCGATGTCGCACAGTAGTGGGAGGGATGTGACCAAGTAGTTGAATGTGGGATTTGGCcaaacacacataaaatatCTGATTCGCACCAATCAGACACAAATTTTTGAGATATCGGACAAGGGGAATTACATATCTACTGAATAGAACCAGTTTTGTAATCTTTTGCCCCCTAATTATCTTATTTAGGACAGTAACACCAGAAGACAAGTCATTTGCCCTGGGGATACAATTCATGatttttagagtattaggtgAGTATGGGAACCACCAATTATCTCATGATGTGGTAAAGTACTGTAGCTCCTTAATGTATTAAACATACAGATACTTTGTATATTTTCTGTTAAGTAGTATAATTTTCATAAACAGACATGAGTGATATCTGCCTTGAGAAAACTCCTTAAAATGAATTACGTGCATTTTTGATAAGTACAAAAGGCAATGTATATCCCGCGCATTACTGACAATAATGTTCACGAGCCTCCTTTGAATTTCTCTTGTGAAATGTCATTTCCTGCATCTTTGGTAATCACAATGTTTTCCTTCTGGAACACATGGTGGGCAAATGGCGTTGTAATTGTACTCATCATTTACTAACAATTGGAGGATCTCAGCATTTCTTAGTTTTGCCAGCACTGGCAATTTGCGCTACAGATACTGTCCCCAAGCCGAGCTGACACCTTAGGCCTGGGAAGATGTTTTGAGCTCAGGCTGCTGAAAGTTGGAACAACCAATAAACTTTACCGAAGTCTATCATTATCATCGGTAGCTATTTACATAACAAGCATGAAAGCCAGACTTTTTGGTTTTAaagcaggagctgggagggagcaaatacgtgaactgtttggcagggagctgggagggagcaaaaatatgagccttctgggggtccccaaggactggttttAGAAATACTGCCCTACAGTATTCTGACACTGCATTACCACCAACAACCAGAGGGGGTGCCGAAGTACCCTCAGTACCTATACTTCCAGCACTACAGCCCGATACCTCTTGGTTCTTGTATGTCTCCGTGAGGCCTGGGGCACAGCACACATGAAAAGTCTGTGAAAATCACAGCTGTCTTTTGTCCCAAAGCCTTCATGCCAGGCCCAGTCATATACGGAAGTGCCATTGACACAACCTGCATCTTCTGGGGGGCAAAAGGCAACAAAAGAACGTCTTGTCGCTACTACAACTTGGACCTGTTCCGCCAAAGGTATGTGCCGTACAGAGAACAGAACAGGGTGAAACTGACACCTTTACCTTAAAGGCCTTCATATTTTGCTGTGTGTATTGAAATTAGCCCAAGAACATAAACAGACAGAGAAGTGGTTTCCATTAAACATCTGTCATTTCTGACCTTCAGGTTCCTGGGCCTTCAGGTGTTTTTCTTGTTCGGTGGTTTCATCTGCTTCCTGATGACCCTCATAATCCTCCGAAGAATAAAACGTCCATCACCTCCCAACAGCCAGGAGAAAGGTGACCTGGACTCTGGGATTAAGCCGAACGACCTGCAGCATGACGGAAAATCAGGGGAGATTATGAAAATGTGTCCTCCAGAAGTCTGAGGGCTCTGACTCCCTTGGGTGCCCCTGTAGGTGGGATCCTTAATTGGCTTAAATTCCAGCTTACCATGGGACTCTGTCTGTCCCCTTCTGCATACTGAACAATGGTGCCACAATACTGGCAGAAGTCTGAGGTTTTTGGTTGGATCTTTCCGCTGTTGTGTGGCATTACTTTAGACGGGGCCTTTCCTGCTGGAGATGGTCAGACTATAATATCGAATTttaacatgaagtgagacacgCATGTTATCTGGAGGAACTGAAATGTGGCTCCCATGTGATCAGGTCAGGTGATACTTTCAATGACCCAACGTGTAAAGAATGTGATATGCAGTAACGTGTTTTGTGATTAATCATTTCACGGGAGCCGGTTTATGTCTTCTGTTTTCATTACGGCAATGTGTCTTTTGTGAAAAATAGACCTCCTCTCTACTGTTTAAATCAACACTACTTGGAAGAACATGATGTGAAtctgtgtatattacattgCTTCAGTGGAGGTGACTTACATTAATCCTCCCAAACATTTGTGATGAAgttcttttatatatatatatatagtttacaAGCTTTAATTCTGAATGCAACGAATTCTATGTAAATTCAGAAATCCAGTGCACGGACTTTATCACAATTCATCACTTTTTCACTCTACGTAGCCAAATGTGGACTGCAACATTTCATGTTATGAAATTAACACTAAAGCCTTCATACCAAACAGCATTCAAAGGTAAGAGATTCATCCACATATATAGCttgtgtaatgtgtgtgtgtgtgtgtgtgtgtcagcgtgtataccttaccttatggggacaaaATTTAATACAAATCTACAACTGCAACGAAAAAacgaaaaatgcaaaaactcttgtttattgcttggttacttatagttatggttagggctgggtaggggttaaggttgtcatagttagcattggcatttttcccatagaaatgaatgagcggtccccataaagatatgtttacccgacatgcgtgtgcgtgtatgtgtgtgtagctaCTGTATAATGGCCAGTCTTAACAAAGTGCAATCACTGTATTGTAAATAAATTAACCAAAATAGTACTCCAACTTAAAAAACAGAAGCATGTACTTTTATACCAACATTAGAGGTAATTCATGTGTTTTACAACTACCAAAGAATTAAAAGTATATTCATGAGGTTGGGTTCTGTGTTGTATTTTGAGTCTTATGCGTCCTGATCACTAAAAGACTAGCATGAGCTAGTTTGTGTCCTAGTCATGACACTGCTAATGCCGCTCACTGTGGTTTGGGCTGCAACTTGGCAGTCAAGCAAGGGGGTCcctatttaaaaaacattactCTCTGACGCATTTTCTTATAATATCAATAAGGAGAATTACACAATGACAGGGAACCACCGCATCTCTTCACCAAAGGTCACATGGGGTGGTGACCGTATGTTGACTGAGTGAGCTGGGAGCCCTTTTTAAGCTGGGACTTTAGCTTGGGTTAGCCCCTGTTTTTTTATGAAAGCAGAGGATAGGTAATAATAAGATATTAACatctgattttttaaataaaattattgctGGAAAAAATCTGATAATAAGTAGGCAGGAGATGTCGTTTTACTTTATAAGTCTCTGTTTACTCTTTAATCTGGTTTAATCAATTGGGACCAAAACGTTAGAAAAGGAACAGATTTCCGAGAACCAGAAGTTTCACGGTAATACTAAAGGCAAGAAGAAACTGAAATGAAAGTTTTAAGATTTGATACCGCTGTCCTCATTCGTAACAGACAGCTTACAGCCGCGCTGGAGAGACGGGAAATGTAAGTCAAGCAGACGATTTCCAAATCAAACATTATCCCCTGAAGATTCTGCAACATCCTGCAACTTCTGGCAGGAGTCTGCGCCGCGATTGAATATAGCAAACATCCACTTTCGTTTCCATATTAGTATGTTGTGAAACATCCGGTCGGTGCTCCCGAGACGAGGACGCTGAACCAGAAATCCTCACCTCCCCACATTGCAATTGAACGCGAGATTTACGGCAACGTTATTTTTTTCGTAATAATGCATATTGTGTATGTACTGTGTGTATAAtacctttttatttattattaatgtggtTAAGAAACAGAGATGCAAAGTATGTGCTTTAAAGCTGATAGTATATAAATCCCGGGCATGCACGCCTGAGACGACTTGTAGCGCTTTGATTTGTTTAATTGAAAGACTCAtgatccagctgtttcacattaaagGAGACTGACCTACCAGCACACAGCAAGATCTTAGcacttaagtgaaatccagcgccttttgattgaaatgttagtttacaaatcctgtcctagctcaaagtgtccaccctgacatggattatttGGTCTTGAATTCAGTTGTTTACCGTAAAGGCTGTGTAAATCCATGCTGTGAGGTTGTGTAACCTCTGTGAGGTTATGATTGTGTTCTATGCTGGCATTTCCACCTTAGCACAAGAGGTCTTTTGCTATTTTTcttgcaccccaccccccaagtgCAAACATCAAACTCCGCCTATGATCCTGGCAGCAAAGCCGCGTAATGTAATCCCCCCGTAACGGCGGCTGATACGCTCCAAGAGCTAGACAGCGGTTATATAAACCATCCGAGAACCTCATGCATACCTAAGGCGATTTTCGTAAACATTTATACATATGGTAAAGTTAAATCGCAACAACTAACAGTATGACATTGCCaatattaaatacagtaataagaAAGTACGTTGTATACAGCACTGTAGTCCTACTGTCTTGAATGAAATGGATTCTAACgttttagcctaattctcaagaAACGATacagcaatgaaaaaatatcataCAGCCTATCAAGGGATAACGGAACAACGAAAACCATGCTTTTTATACTCCTCAAAGGACGAAAGAACAAGGAAAAGGCATATGGTACTCATACATTCTGCAATGAAAATATTGCACCATGTACTGTACCTCTACAAAGCCTgtaatgagagaaaaaaaatctgttttaaaaTATCTTAGCCTGTTGTAGGTACCCACCAGTTTGAAACTTAGGAACCGTCTCTAGATCGTTTTAAATAACCTTTTTTGGACTGCGGATAAATATAACCGCGGTTATTGAAACCGTAGATACTGGGGTCCCACTGTATTGTGCAAACAATAATCCCTGCATCCCGGTTTCTAAAGGCCCACTAGATGCCAGTGTAGCATCGTTGAGATCAGAAGTGGGCAGTCCTATCTGCAAAGGGCCAATgcatatgcaggtttttgggataatctttaggtcagctgttcaaacccaggtgtgaggactctttagCCAATTAGTAATgaaattagggagttgcagcaaaaactcACATACCCAACGGCCCTtgctggataagattggccacctctgGAAGGTTTAGATGTTAGGAAGGCCAAAAACAGGAAGTCCATGTTTCACTTTCTGTGCAGTGCCCATGTGGCCTCGGTGGTCTGCTTTGCCGATGTCCTTATAAGGGATGGTGCCCTAGACGACTGCCTGCGTCTCTTAATGGGTTGACTGGCACTGTTTCCGTGGAAATATTTTGGAATAGGATGCAGAATATATGACTGGGAGTAAAATTTTGTATgaccaaagtttttttttttttatgactaATAATCTATAACTGGGGAATTTCAGCGAATTTCTGGCGTGCTTTTTCTTATCTCATCAGCCTATTTTTCCTTGTAAATGAAATTATCTGTGACATCGGTAACTGGTCTATTAATGGCCTGCAAGGTTACCGCGGGGGCTACCCATGAACAAAGGCTTCCTGATAAGACTTCCTTTTGTCTCCATCATATGTATGTGTGGCTTAATGGGGTCGTGGGCATAAattatgtcccccccccccccccccaataatcagagCAATGAAATATTCACAACAATGAAATATTCCGGGAACATTTCCCGTGGCTCTTGTTTATTGCAGCCTCTCCTTTTTAGTTTCAGTGATGTGCTGCTGTGTAAGCAAGCAGAGTAACAGATATCAAATTAGTCACTGCTCATCATTTTATACAGAACCAGAGCTAGAACAGTAAATCCTGTAACCCCGTTTCACATGTTAACCGGCACCAAGGCAACTGCAAAAATTAGAAATAATTAGATTTCACTGCCTCCATCATTAATCTTGCAATTGTTCCAAAAGCCGGGGAAGGTGAACAGGCTCACTTTAAATACCCTGCTTGGCTGGGGTGGAGCCGGCCGCCATTTCTGTCTTCGTGACAAAGACTCGCAGCATCAGCAGTCTGCCAGCCCTTCGGGGGACACCGTCAGTGCGCATTAGGGCATCACGGAGCCGTGTCCGAAACCCGACGGCACGCCTCTTACGGGCAGCCTCCAGACGCCTCAGGACACGCTCCGTGGGGTGAGGACGGGAGTGTCATCGGGATCACACCATGGTCAGTCAGGCCTCATGAAGAGAACCTTGCAGAACTCGTGGCCGACATATGCGTGCATGTGCGACGTGTGAGGAACAGGGATGGACGCGCCCTATGATTTATCCAGAATCTAAATGAGGTAAACGCAGATGTCTGTCATGTGGTACTGAAACTGTCTAGTCTGTCCCTAGGATTGGCCTGTATTTCTACACATGTATAGGGCATCAGATAGAACAAAGTTGGTGTTCCAAATCCCAGGAAGCGCCCATTCTTATACTCCTGAAAAAGACGTTTAACTACTTATGTAAAAATGCTGCAGTTTATTAGGTTTCCTTGGACAAAAGCATCAACTGAGAACTCAAACCACTGATCAATATCAACATTGATTCAGCCTTTACGGTCACTggacaaaaaatgtaaaaacataagGGACATTAATTTGTGCATATAAGTTGTGTTAATTGGTTTGTCGGAAATCGGTTGGACAGAAGACACCAATATGGCAAGTTTAACATAAATTCACATGGAGGACGGCTGTGTAATTTTCCAAGAAATGCTGTGGGATATTGGCAGTGCGGCGGTCAGGAACGATCTATTCATCCTCACGCACGCTGCTGCTGTAAGGACAGCCGTGGAAAAGGGCTGTCAGGATCCGGCATGAAGTGTCTCCGGATTGTGCCGCTGCCTCAGCCGGCTGTCAGCACCGACGCGAGGTGGTGAGTGAAGCCGCCGGGCGATTTTGACGGCCAGCTGTCAGTCACGAAGCGGAGGGAGTTCAGGATGGGAAACTCAAGGTTATGTCAAAGctgagctgtggggggggggggggcttaaaacAGATGGGGGTGGGCAGAGGGAAAGAAGAGGGGAGGAAAACAGGGAGAGGTTTAGGTCCGGAGACAGAGGGGAACCGAGAGAGGTAAGAAAAGACGACTTCATAAATATGAGACAGAGGGAAACAGAGATGGATGTCATTTATACCAAGTGGAGCCAGATTGGCCCCCATATGTCATACACTGAGGTCACTTCCCCATATTGATCAGAGCTTATAGGGTGGCTCATCACAATGAAAATggccaaaataaaaaaaacaacaacaacatattCCATATATGCACTTGCATCCTGAACGTGGATGCATATTTCATCTGAGGTGCttttggggtggagggggggggctgagggatAGATAAGTGAA includes these proteins:
- the slco2b1 gene encoding solute carrier organic anion transporter family member 2B1; this translates as MTADTPRRSSPVTGRHARYFSLLSNIKFFVFCQGLLQLAQLLVSGYLKGSITTIEKRYGLSSQMSGLIASFNEVGNTVLIVFVSYFGSRVHRPRCIGVGGLIASGAVLLMALPHFINGPYEYSSSISNAADNRSSSDLCSASNQSYGTSQLQNQTETGNPDHWAVIPILLLGQLLLGIGGVPIQPFGISYIDDYASRKNSPLYLGIMFAVSVIGPAFGFLLGSLLLRFYVDFDKLPKDKIELTNGDPRWIGAWWLGFLLAAGLLFLTSLPYLFFPAKMPKEDPTEAGTELEPETLISETTPTEEPTLLEFLKAFPRIVVRTLKNPIFLLVVLAQVNLAAMVAGLATFMNKFIEQQFSKAPWLSNMIIGGINIPMAMVGIMAGGAIMRKLHMSVRSSALLCTVVVFASVLIAMPLLLLGCPTQEVAGIFSSSPQRQVTSTACSLECSCDPQAYNPVCGSNGVEFQSPCHAGCKDWDFDKKNYTACRCIGEDGAGSARGGSCGTRCTHLFFPFLILCALAGLMASLSQTPSFMMILRTVTPEDKSFALGIQFMIFRVLAFMPGPVIYGSAIDTTCIFWGAKGNKRTSCRYYNLDLFRQRFLGLQVFFLFGGFICFLMTLIILRRIKRPSPPNSQEKGDLDSGIKPNDLQHDGKSGEIMKMCPPEV